From the genome of Bacteroides sp. MSB163, one region includes:
- a CDS encoding transposase, whose product MVKIQKISEIEPCLGFTEFDMLKKYRQSFATSELGRLHALFPFSELARQMHLKSSALGRKSYFSPEGKIALMVLKSYTNFSDAQLIEHLNGNIHYQLFCGVQIDPLHPLTNPKIVSAIRQELADRLVIESLQLILAEHWKPYLENLHVCMTDATCYESHLRFPTDVKLLWEGIVWLHRHLCKHCRTLHIQRPRNKYLDVSRAYLAYSKLRKRRKSQTRMIKRRLLQLLEKLLDQLEHLHSSYRHRLTLSSDYQRRFSVIQTVLEQGKNLFAGKKVSNRIASIDRHYLRPIIRGKETKSVEFGAKVNNIQIDGISFIEHISFKAFNKGVRLKDCIHLQRQLTKVRVKALAADSIYANNANRKFCTKYHISTSFKRKGRAAKDEPLRKILRSELSRERATRLEGSFGTQKQHYSLARIKARNRKTEILWIFFGIHTANAVSMIEKVEKKKRTAA is encoded by the coding sequence ATGGTAAAGATACAAAAAATCTCCGAAATCGAACCTTGTTTAGGTTTTACCGAGTTCGATATGCTAAAAAAATATCGTCAAAGTTTTGCAACGAGCGAATTAGGTCGCCTCCATGCTCTGTTTCCTTTCTCGGAACTGGCCCGACAAATGCATTTGAAGTCCTCTGCTTTGGGTCGTAAAAGTTATTTTTCTCCCGAAGGTAAAATAGCCTTGATGGTCCTGAAGTCCTATACCAACTTTTCCGATGCACAACTGATTGAGCATTTAAACGGTAATATTCATTACCAGTTATTTTGTGGTGTTCAGATTGATCCTCTTCATCCACTGACCAATCCTAAAATCGTCAGTGCGATTCGCCAGGAACTAGCGGACCGCCTTGTTATTGAGTCCCTCCAGCTTATTCTGGCTGAGCATTGGAAACCTTATCTTGAGAACCTTCATGTCTGTATGACCGATGCCACCTGTTATGAAAGTCATTTGCGCTTTCCTACTGATGTCAAACTCTTATGGGAAGGTATTGTATGGCTTCATCGCCATCTGTGCAAACATTGCCGTACATTGCACATACAACGTCCCCGTAACAAGTATCTTGATGTAAGCCGTGCCTACCTTGCTTACAGTAAACTGCGTAAACGCAGGAAATCACAGACCCGTATGATTAAACGCAGGCTACTTCAGTTATTGGAAAAGTTACTGGACCAGCTGGAGCATCTTCATTCATCCTACAGGCACAGGCTTACACTATCCTCTGATTACCAAAGACGTTTCTCGGTCATACAGACAGTCCTTGAGCAAGGGAAGAATTTATTTGCAGGCAAAAAAGTGTCCAACCGTATCGCGAGTATCGACCGGCATTACCTTCGCCCCATTATCAGAGGCAAGGAAACCAAATCCGTTGAGTTCGGAGCCAAGGTCAACAATATACAAATAGATGGAATCTCCTTCATAGAACATATCTCCTTTAAGGCTTTTAACAAAGGAGTACGTTTGAAAGACTGTATTCATTTGCAACGACAACTGACCAAGGTCAGGGTTAAGGCGCTTGCAGCGGATTCAATCTATGCTAATAATGCCAACCGGAAATTTTGTACTAAATATCATATAAGTACTTCCTTTAAGCGTAAGGGAAGAGCTGCCAAAGATGAGCCACTGCGGAAAATCTTACGGTCGGAACTCAGCCGTGAAAGGGCTACCCGCCTGGAAGGAAGTTTTGGAACGCAGAAACAACATTACTCACTGGCCAGAATAAAAGCCAGAAACAGGAAAACGGAAATACTTTGGATTTTCTTTGGAATACATACGGCCAATGCGGTATCTATGATAGAAAAGGTCGAAAAGAAAAAAAGAACGGCTGCATAA
- a CDS encoding type II toxin-antitoxin system RelE/ParE family toxin encodes MAKQVIWSLVAKKQLKEAFQILKLKNGNNEVGEVLYVQLQNMLHRISMNPFIGQTTEIENIRYIIPHPGYTLFYRHSLKKIEVVVLWDNRLKMGELKVVPKKE; translated from the coding sequence ATGGCTAAGCAAGTAATATGGTCGCTCGTCGCCAAGAAACAGTTGAAGGAGGCATTCCAGATACTAAAACTAAAGAATGGGAATAATGAGGTCGGTGAAGTGCTCTATGTACAATTGCAGAACATGCTGCACCGTATCAGCATGAATCCATTCATCGGACAAACAACGGAAATAGAGAACATACGCTACATCATTCCTCACCCGGGATATACACTATTCTATCGACATAGTCTTAAGAAGATAGAAGTTGTTGTACTATGGGACAACCGACTAAAGATGGGAGAGCTGAAGGTGGTTCCCAAAAAGGAATAA
- a CDS encoding DMT family transporter, producing MKDKKLEANLSLVVSRIFAGLNMNALKYLLPVWMGALTGVTVRCTFAAVAFWVTGCFVKEAPITRRQRIGLLCLGAFGMYGFMFCYLLGISKTTPVSSAIFNSLQPIWVFLISVLFLHERATLMKIIGISLGFGGALLCILTQGSDDLAHDAFTGNMLCLLSSVFFAIYLILSKKLLEEIGLVTVMKYVFGGAALSGLVISTILGWDAPLFTDAAHGTWHWMPWVILAFILIFPTYLSYWLMPIGLKYLKTTVVAMYGYLILIVTTVVSYIVGQDRFTWEQGVAIGMICLSVYFVEVAERKK from the coding sequence ATGAAAGATAAGAAGCTGGAGGCCAATTTAAGTTTGGTAGTCTCGCGAATATTTGCGGGATTGAATATGAATGCCCTGAAATACCTGCTGCCTGTGTGGATGGGTGCATTGACGGGTGTCACGGTGCGTTGTACTTTTGCTGCTGTGGCGTTCTGGGTCACAGGCTGTTTTGTGAAAGAAGCGCCTATCACACGGCGGCAGCGTATCGGGTTACTTTGCCTGGGGGCATTCGGCATGTATGGTTTTATGTTTTGCTATCTGTTAGGTATCAGTAAGACGACGCCTGTCAGTAGTGCCATATTCAATTCCCTGCAACCTATCTGGGTATTTCTTATCTCCGTTCTCTTTCTGCACGAGCGGGCTACACTGATGAAAATCATCGGTATCTCTCTCGGTTTCGGTGGTGCATTGCTGTGTATATTGACTCAAGGCAGCGATGACTTGGCACATGATGCCTTTACAGGTAATATGTTGTGTCTGCTCAGTTCGGTGTTCTTTGCCATTTATCTGATTCTGAGTAAGAAATTACTGGAAGAGATCGGCTTGGTGACCGTAATGAAATATGTGTTTGGGGGCGCGGCGCTGTCCGGTCTGGTGATATCTACTATCCTGGGCTGGGACGCGCCGTTGTTCACCGACGCAGCACATGGAACCTGGCACTGGATGCCGTGGGTGATTCTGGCATTCATTCTTATTTTCCCTACTTACCTTAGTTATTGGTTGATGCCCATCGGATTGAAATATCTGAAGACAACCGTAGTGGCCATGTATGGCTATCTGATATTGATTGTGACGACTGTCGTTTCTTATATCGTGGGACAAGACCGCTTTACCTGGGAACAGGGGGTGGCTATCGGGATGATATGTCTGAGTGTGTATTTTGTGGAGGTAGCTGAGAGGAAAAAATGA
- a CDS encoding thiamine diphosphokinase has translation MKENNNNSVELCVLCGEPEAVILANGDYPTHPRPLQILANAPYIVCCDGGADAYIDRGNVPDVIIGDGDSLSEENHRKYSHILHCVSDQETNDQTKAVNFLLSQGKKNIAIVGATGKREDHTLGNISLLIDYMRTGAHVRMLTDYGIFIPCHDTCSFPSQPGQQISIINFGAHNLRGEGLVYPLSDFTNWWQGTLNESTETEFTIHAEGEYLVVINY, from the coding sequence ATGAAAGAAAATAATAATAATTCAGTGGAACTCTGTGTTCTCTGTGGTGAACCCGAAGCAGTAATTTTAGCCAATGGTGATTATCCAACCCATCCCAGACCTTTGCAGATACTGGCAAACGCTCCTTATATTGTTTGTTGTGATGGCGGTGCAGATGCTTATATAGATCGCGGCAACGTACCTGATGTTATTATCGGTGACGGAGATTCCCTGAGTGAAGAAAACCACCGGAAATATAGCCATATTCTTCATTGCGTCTCCGACCAGGAAACCAACGACCAGACCAAAGCCGTAAACTTCCTTTTATCACAAGGCAAAAAGAACATCGCTATCGTAGGAGCCACAGGCAAACGGGAAGACCATACTTTAGGAAATATCAGCCTGCTCATTGATTATATGCGTACCGGAGCTCATGTCCGTATGCTGACCGATTATGGTATTTTCATTCCTTGCCATGATACCTGTTCTTTCCCCAGCCAACCGGGCCAACAGATTTCGATCATAAACTTCGGTGCCCACAACCTGCGAGGCGAAGGTTTGGTATACCCTCTCAGCGACTTCACTAACTGGTGGCAAGGTACACTGAACGAAAGCACGGAAACAGAATTCACCATTCACGCAGAAGGGGAATACTTGGTAGTGATAAACTATTAG
- the pnuC gene encoding nicotinamide riboside transporter PnuC, protein MEQILEIIGTIVGLVYLWLEYRASIYLWIAGIIMPAIYIFVYYDAGLYADFGINIYYLGAAVYGWMMWKYGSFVRRKLHLHIKEGQQELPITRIPMKYYLPLGIAFSVTFVCIAWILIRFTNSNVPWLDSFTTALSIVGMWMLARKYVEQWWAWIVVDIVSAGLYVYKDLDFTAGLYALYTIIAIFGYFKWKRMMERAVE, encoded by the coding sequence ATGGAACAAATTCTCGAAATTATCGGAACCATCGTCGGGCTTGTCTACCTCTGGTTAGAATACCGGGCAAGTATCTATCTTTGGATAGCGGGCATCATCATGCCTGCTATCTACATTTTCGTCTATTACGATGCCGGACTGTATGCTGACTTCGGAATAAATATCTATTATCTGGGGGCAGCCGTCTACGGTTGGATGATGTGGAAATACGGCAGTTTTGTAAGACGGAAACTGCATCTGCATATCAAAGAAGGGCAGCAGGAACTTCCCATTACCCGTATACCGATGAAATATTACCTGCCCCTCGGCATTGCATTTTCCGTTACATTTGTCTGTATTGCCTGGATACTCATTCGTTTCACCAACAGTAATGTACCCTGGCTTGATTCTTTCACCACTGCTCTCAGTATCGTAGGTATGTGGATGCTGGCACGTAAATATGTAGAGCAATGGTGGGCATGGATTGTGGTAGACATTGTCAGTGCAGGACTCTATGTTTACAAAGACCTCGATTTCACGGCAGGACTGTATGCTCTTTATACAATAATCGCTATCTTTGGCTACTTCAAATGGAAGAGGATGATGGAAAGAGCGGTAGAGTGA
- a CDS encoding TonB-dependent receptor, translating to MRKHAMAACLLMATLSVCAQTHEKDSLRVISLQEVEIISTRATGTTPVAFTNVSKEQLKKQNFGQDIPYLLSFTPSVLTTSDAGAGIGYTSIRVRGTDATRINVTTNGIPMNDAESHSIFWVNTPDLASSLQDLQIQRGAGTSTNGAGAFGASINMKTQGILPTPYAEFSGSYGSFNTHKETVKVGTGLINGRWGFDARLSNIHSDGYRDRASADLKSYFVQGGYYGDKTTIKFITFGGKEETYHAWDGLDKETLENDRKYNPNGAIEDDNGNVIGFYDNQIDYYRQTHYQLLLNQILSPSWKLNIALHYTDGYGYYEEYKNKRTLVEYGLVPFETNGTTIEKSDLVRRKLVDSRFGGGVFSFDYKGDKLDASIGGGLNYYKNTHNGKVVWVKNYLGELNPDHEYYRNIGRKTDGNIYAKINYEILDGVNFYADMQYRYLRYKINGNNDKWDWTADPAHLQPLKIDEDFSFFNPKAGIFWKINNNNNLYASFSVANKEPTRNNYTDNLFAAQPKSERMFDYEVGYTFRKGWFNAGVNLYYMDYKNQLVLNGQLNEIGEAVAENVKDSYRMGIELMAGARITNWLRWDVNATWSRNRIKNYTEYLSDVNEDRKDMYSESWGISQTTRYIGTTPISFSPDFMANNLISLDYKGFNASLQTQYVSKQYLNNAHQEDCTLDAYCVSNLNLGYTFKLKGLKSVNVGVTIYNLFDETYESNGYASGSAVYEGHGKNQIKDKDSKLLYTSNYAAYYPNAGINALAHITLSF from the coding sequence ATGAGAAAACATGCAATGGCGGCCTGCCTGTTGATGGCAACGCTGAGTGTCTGTGCGCAGACGCATGAGAAAGACAGCTTGCGGGTGATAAGCCTGCAGGAAGTAGAAATTATCTCTACCCGTGCCACGGGAACCACACCTGTGGCGTTTACCAATGTTAGTAAAGAACAACTTAAGAAGCAGAATTTCGGGCAAGATATTCCCTATCTGTTGTCATTTACTCCGTCAGTACTGACAACGAGCGATGCAGGTGCAGGTATCGGTTACACGAGCATCCGGGTACGCGGAACAGATGCTACACGCATCAACGTAACCACTAATGGCATACCCATGAACGATGCGGAAAGTCATTCTATCTTTTGGGTTAATACTCCCGATCTTGCCTCTTCGCTCCAGGACTTGCAGATTCAACGGGGAGCGGGAACTTCCACTAATGGCGCCGGAGCGTTCGGTGCCAGTATCAATATGAAAACACAAGGTATTCTGCCCACACCGTATGCGGAGTTTTCCGGCTCTTACGGCTCATTCAATACACATAAAGAAACCGTAAAAGTAGGTACGGGGCTCATTAATGGACGCTGGGGATTCGATGCACGTTTATCTAATATCCACAGTGACGGCTACCGTGACCGCGCCAGTGCTGACTTGAAGTCTTACTTTGTACAAGGCGGATACTATGGAGACAAGACCACTATTAAATTCATCACCTTCGGAGGAAAAGAAGAGACCTATCATGCTTGGGATGGTCTGGATAAAGAAACACTGGAAAACGACCGCAAATATAATCCCAATGGCGCCATAGAAGATGATAATGGAAATGTAATCGGATTTTATGATAACCAGATAGATTATTATCGCCAGACGCATTATCAATTATTATTAAATCAGATATTGTCTCCTTCGTGGAAATTGAACATAGCGCTACACTATACAGACGGCTACGGTTATTATGAGGAATATAAGAATAAGCGTACGCTGGTAGAATATGGCTTGGTACCCTTTGAAACAAACGGTACTACGATAGAGAAATCAGACCTTGTACGCCGTAAACTGGTAGACAGCCGTTTCGGTGGTGGAGTATTCTCTTTCGATTATAAAGGGGACAAATTGGATGCATCCATCGGCGGTGGTCTGAATTATTACAAAAACACCCATAACGGTAAGGTGGTATGGGTAAAGAATTATCTGGGTGAACTGAATCCTGACCATGAATATTATCGTAACATCGGACGGAAAACGGATGGCAACATCTACGCTAAGATAAATTATGAAATACTGGATGGAGTTAACTTCTATGCCGATATGCAATATCGTTATCTGCGCTATAAGATAAACGGCAATAATGACAAATGGGACTGGACAGCTGATCCGGCACATCTGCAACCACTGAAGATTGACGAAGATTTCAGCTTCTTCAATCCTAAAGCCGGCATATTCTGGAAGATAAACAATAATAATAATCTTTATGCCTCTTTCAGTGTGGCAAATAAGGAACCGACACGCAATAACTATACTGATAACTTATTTGCCGCACAGCCCAAATCAGAGCGGATGTTCGATTACGAAGTGGGATACACTTTCCGTAAAGGTTGGTTCAATGCAGGCGTCAACCTGTACTACATGGATTATAAAAATCAATTGGTACTGAACGGGCAATTGAATGAAATTGGCGAAGCCGTAGCAGAGAACGTGAAGGACAGTTATCGTATGGGTATTGAGCTGATGGCAGGTGCACGCATCACAAACTGGCTGCGCTGGGATGTAAACGCAACATGGAGCCGTAACCGCATCAAGAATTACACGGAATATCTAAGTGATGTGAATGAGGACCGGAAAGATATGTATAGTGAAAGCTGGGGTATCTCTCAGACAACCCGATATATTGGCACTACTCCCATCTCATTTTCACCGGACTTTATGGCAAATAATCTCATTTCTTTGGATTATAAAGGTTTTAATGCATCTTTGCAAACGCAATATGTCAGCAAGCAATATTTAAACAATGCTCATCAAGAGGACTGTACGCTGGATGCTTATTGTGTGAGCAACCTGAATCTCGGATATACTTTCAAACTGAAAGGATTGAAATCTGTTAATGTAGGCGTGACGATTTATAACCTGTTTGACGAAACATACGAAAGTAATGGTTATGCATCGGGAAGTGCTGTATACGAAGGTCATGGAAAGAATCAGATAAAGGACAAAGACAGTAAACTGCTCTATACTTCCAATTACGCAGCCTACTATCCTAATGCAGGTATCAATGCGCTGGCACATATCACATTGAGTTTTTAA
- a CDS encoding mechanosensitive ion channel family protein: protein MLLLLQAAAPAAETVVEDSFSKLQVFLQQLIDWGVNAGGHIIGAVLIFIVGRFLISFLNKMVARLLSKRHVDASIQSFVKSLVNILLTILLIVAVIGKLGVETTSFAALLASAGVAIGMALSGNLQNFAGGLIVLLLRPYKVGDLIESQGITGTVREIQIFHTILTTGDNKIIYIPNGALSSGTVTNYSREATRRVEWIIGVEYGENFDKVEETTRRIIAEDKRILSDPAPFVALHALDASSVNVIIRAWVKSEDYWGVYFDMNKTVYSVFNKEGIGFPFPQLTVHQAKD, encoded by the coding sequence ATGTTATTATTATTACAAGCGGCGGCTCCTGCTGCCGAAACTGTTGTAGAAGATAGTTTTAGTAAATTGCAAGTCTTTCTCCAACAACTGATAGACTGGGGAGTAAATGCGGGTGGTCATATCATTGGCGCTGTGCTGATTTTCATTGTAGGACGTTTCCTGATATCTTTCCTTAATAAAATGGTGGCCCGATTGTTGTCTAAACGGCATGTGGATGCTAGTATCCAAAGTTTCGTAAAGAGTCTGGTGAACATTTTGCTGACTATCTTATTGATTGTTGCCGTTATCGGTAAATTAGGAGTAGAAACGACTTCATTTGCTGCCTTGCTGGCATCCGCCGGTGTGGCTATCGGTATGGCATTATCCGGTAACTTGCAGAACTTTGCAGGTGGTTTGATTGTATTGCTGCTCCGTCCTTATAAAGTAGGTGACTTGATTGAAAGCCAAGGCATCACGGGTACGGTTCGTGAGATTCAGATTTTCCATACGATTCTGACTACCGGTGATAATAAGATTATTTATATCCCGAATGGTGCGTTGAGTAGTGGTACTGTGACTAACTACAGTCGTGAAGCTACCCGTCGTGTAGAATGGATAATCGGTGTGGAGTATGGCGAAAATTTTGATAAGGTGGAAGAAACGACCCGTCGTATCATTGCCGAAGACAAGCGGATTCTTAGTGATCCGGCTCCTTTTGTCGCCCTTCATGCACTGGATGCCAGTAGCGTGAATGTGATTATCCGTGCCTGGGTGAAGAGTGAGGATTATTGGGGAGTTTATTTCGATATGAACAAGACCGTCTACTCTGTATTCAATAAGGAGGGTATCGGTTTCCCTTTCCCACAACTGACGGTACATCAGGCAAAGGATTGA
- a CDS encoding DUF1622 domain-containing protein: MLTAFLNALATIISVTSLLIVTYGALIGIISFLVNEFKRFTGKYSTTNIRKLRATFGTYLLLGLEFLIASDILKTVLEPTLNELAILGGIVVLRTILSVFLNREIKDLEAEGEKEQ; encoded by the coding sequence ATGCTTACTGCTTTCTTAAATGCATTAGCCACTATAATCAGTGTGACAAGTCTTCTCATCGTCACTTATGGGGCATTAATTGGGATAATTTCTTTTCTGGTCAATGAATTCAAAAGATTCACGGGCAAGTACTCAACTACCAATATCCGGAAGTTACGGGCTACTTTCGGAACTTATTTGCTACTTGGACTTGAATTTCTTATCGCATCAGATATCTTAAAAACCGTACTGGAACCAACTTTGAATGAACTGGCAATTTTGGGTGGTATAGTAGTTCTGAGAACTATCTTATCCGTCTTTCTAAATAGAGAAATCAAAGATTTGGAGGCTGAAGGTGAAAAAGAGCAATGA